The nucleotide sequence GGGTCATAATACCATTCCCCATCGGTATCCAACAAATCGTAATGACCGGAAATGTAAAATCGATTCCCCTTTCTAGGCGCATAATTTTTGTCCCACCCAGAAGTACCTCCGTAATAATTTTGCCTTCTTTTGGCCTCGGGAAAGGAGATCCTTTGTTCATTAGGCTTATACCCAGAAACTACAAAGGTCTGCAACGCCCATTCCTTTCCAAAGAAACCATAGAGCGTCGCACCTTTTAAATCTATGTTCTTGGGTAAATCGGTATTTTGTAACGATAGGGCGGTACCACCGTCTACCTTGGCGAAATTTGGTTTAAGAAGGTCGCCCGAGTAATTGGGCCAACGCGCTTCGGGTGTCCAATTTTCATTATGGAAGACGATTAAATCTTCCGAAGTTTTTTCTAGGGGAACACTAAAAATATGCTCAGATATTTTGGTCCACCCCTTGTCCATCACTGAACACCCGTTGATTATAACCTTTTCATTTTTATAACCGACGAGTCTCAATTTCCTTGACGGTTCGCCTACAAAATTCGGAAATACTGTTTCGCGGTAAGTTCCCTTTCGAATATAACAGATGCCACCATCCTTCATAACCTCTAAGGCTTTTTTTATAGTCAAAAAAGGTCCGTCTGATCCGTTTGAATTCGGCTTAGGCCGTTTACCCGACCAGTTGTCATTTCCTTTTTTACTCACATAGTATACCTTGTCGACACGTTTTTCCTCAAGGGCATAAACCGAAAATTGCAAAGAAAATGTAAGCAGGAACAAGGCAATAACAAGCAGTCGGTCGGTTGATTTTTCCGAACGAACCATATGTACAGTTTGAACTCCCATATTTGAAAAGGCCGTTTAGAGCTATTTTTAATTTATATCTTGTTACGGACAGGAAACCCTATCCCTTTCTTTTAAACAAAAGGCATCTGCGCTTGCCGCCTGCCCTATCGATTATTTTACAATGACCTCGGCAATTCTGAGGCTACCTTCTTTTTGCATCCTTATCTTTACAAAGCGTCCAAACACGCCCTTGGTCTTTAGTGTTTTTGAAGGATCGGGGAATTCTTTAAACCCTTTGGACCAAACTACTTTTTCGTCCTTATCCAAAATAGAGACGATTACATCGGTCATTTCTGTTTTTTCCTGGCCAGTAGCATTGTATATGGTGATTTCATTGATTTTTTCCGTGTCTTGAAGATCTACCATCCACCACGGGTTCATTTGTTGTTTGGTGCCCGATGTCTGTTCCATTTCCCAGTTCCCCTCGGTTACGCCATCAACGGCAATATCGGCTCTTGGATAGGCGCGTTTATCATTGATATAGGGATGGGTCGTAGATTGGGAGCAAGGTTTCAAAAAGGCCAGGTTTTCGGAAACCTCATAAGAAAAACCCCAATCGGATCCTGGTTTTTCAAGTGGGGCGGGTTTCTGCCATACCGCCGCAGTTTCTTTTAACCGTGTTATTACATCTTCATCGATCCGCCCTTCAGGGTTGGGCGAAATATTTAGAATATAGACTGAATTATGAGAGTTGTAACTATTCAGTTGTTTTAGCAGGTAATCAACACTTTTAGATACGCCAAAGCCATTGTTGTTGTCCCACCACCAGCCTCGCTGAATAAAATCGGAGGCCGCAGTCGGTCTCATATAATCTTTATGGTACGGATAAGCCCTTCCCGCGGCATCGGCAAAGGGAACCTCGGCATGGGCCAGATTGGACTCATAAGTATGGTTTACGATCAGGCAATTGGGCTGCAAGGATTTGACCAAGGCATAAATTTCACCATAGGGCATATCGTCAAAATCAGGGTTGGTAGGCCATGAAGACCAGCCATCGAAATTGATATAATCTATTGGCCCATAATTGGTCAAAAGTTCCCTGATCTGATTTTTAGTGAATTCGATTTCCGCCCGCGAAGTGCTACCGTTTTCTACTTTATGATGATAATCCAATATCGAATAATACAGTCCTACTTTCAGGCCCGCCTTGCGAAACGAATCGACAAAGGCTTTGACAACATCGGTCTTGACGCCCGAAGAAGCCACGTCATAATCCGTATAGGCGCTATCCCAAAGACAGAAGCCACCATGGTGTTTTGTCGTAAGCCAGCCTCCGGTCATTCTAGCATCTTTTACCACCTGGGCCCACTGGTCCGTATCGAGTCCCGTAGGCGCCCAAGTTGTTGGGGCGACCTTACCATAGGCCCGACCTTGTTTCTCTTCTGAATTGACATTGTTAAAAGTGGCCATGTTATAATGAAAATAGGCCTGGTAACGGGTATTTACAAAATCAAGCTGAAGCTCGGGTAAGGGTTTTGACTTCTTATCTATAGTTGTTTGCGCTTGGATATGCGTCGCAATTAAAAAAAGTGCTACTATCTTTACTATTTTCATAATTATTTTCCTTTTACGATAACCTCTGCCAAAGCAAGACTACCTTTTCCATTTAATTGAACTTTTACAAAACTTCCGACGATATCGGGAACGGCGATGGTATGCGTTTTTGATGCGGCATTCACCTCATCGGATTTCCAAACCTCTTTTTCGTCGGCATCCCATATGCTTACCGTAAAGTTTTTCAATTCGTCCGTATGCTTATCGGTGCGGTCAAACAGTTTTATTTCGTTTATTTTATGTTCGGCCTGAAGGTCTACCTTCCACCAAGGACGGTCTTCAACTTCCGTCCATGAAGTTTGCTCCATTTCGCCATTGCCTTCGGTTACCCCATCAACCGCAATATCGGCCCTTGGATAGGCTCTTTTATCACGAATAAAAGTATGGGTGCTCGATTGGGAGCAAGGCCTTAAAAAGGCCAGGTTTTCGGAAACCTCATAAGCAAAACCCCAATTCGCCCCTGGGCTTTTAAGGTCTTCCGGTTTTTCCCATACCGCTGCGGCCTCTTTTAATCGAACGATGGCATCATCGTCTATACGCCCGGCAGGGTTGGGGGAAATATTCAGAATGTAAACCGAATTATGGGAGTTGTAACTGTCTAATTGACCTAAGATATACTCTACACTTTTAGTAACACGCATGTTGTTATTATCATCCCACCACCAATCGATTTGGACCAGATCGGAAGCTGCCGTTGGCCGCATATAGTCTGGGTGATATGGATAGGCACGGCCCGCCGCATCGGCAAACGGCACTTCGGCATGGGCCAAATTGGATTCATATGTATGGTTAACGATAAGGCAATTGGGCTGTAAGGATTTTACCAATCTGTAGATTTCACCATAGGGAACATCGTCAAAATTCGGAGTGGTAGGCCATGACGACCAACCATCGAAGTTGATGTAATCTATTGGCCCATAATTGGTCAACAATTCGGTAATCTGATTTTTGAGGAACTCGATTTCCTCACGTGTCGTGCTCCCGTTTTCCACACCATGATGATAGTCTAAAATAGAATAATACAGTCCCACTTTTAAACCGGCATCCCTAAACGTTTTTACAAATTCGCCTACCACGTCGGTCTTGACGCCAGAGGAAGCCACATCGTAATCGGTATATTCACTATCCCAAAGACAGAAGCCCCCATGGTGTTTAGTGGTCAACCATCCGCCTTCCATCCGTGCATCTTTACACACTTGGGCCCATTGTGCCACATCTAAGCCCGTAGGCGCCCACATACTCGCTGGTTCCGTCCCCGTAGACCTCCCAAAATGCTCTTCGGAATTCAGGTTTTTGAAGGTGCACATATTGTAGTGAAAATAGGCCTGATACCGCGTGTTTAAAAAATCGAGCTGTAGTTCGGCCAATGGCCTGGCCGTTTCTTCCGTATCAACCTCAGCGTTTTTCGTAATGACTTTTTCTTCCTCCTTACAATTGAGCAAAAGAAAGCTCGTTGAAAGCATGAGCATTAGGGTGCGGGTTTTAAACATAGTTTTGATATTTTGGTTTGAATCTGTACTGTTTTTTTTTTGGAATGAAGGAAGCCTATGGTTTCAGGTAACTGGGCAAGGGGTATCTCGCATTGACGATCTCTGCATTGTAGCGCCCGCCTTTTTCGCTCTTGAACCTCTTATAAATTTCACTTCGATACTTCATTTTATTAGGCGTGCTCGGTCTAAACCGGTCATTTACCAAGCCTATTTCCTCAAAGGGTATTGGTTTAAAATTGGGCTTGGGGGTAAAATCTTCCCTAAAGCTAAAATCGAGGGAAGACACGTCGCGAAAGGCACTTAGTTCAATATCGGTTGGCAGTTCAAAATGGCCTTCTGCCGGAAGGTCCGTAAAACGACCGACCTCACTGCTCTCTAGACCTTCTATGGTACCCGAACCACCGTGTATATGGAATTTTTGACTGACTTTAAAGGTATAATTATCCTTCACTTGACAAAACGTCTGTGCCCAAGGATTGGTTTCTATCATTTCTTTCATTTCGGGGAAGGCTTCCTTCCATGGCGATTTCAACCAGCCTTCTTTTCCGATAACACTTTCAACAATATTGAGGTAATCACCTTTGTCTCCCTTGGGAAGGTCTCGCCCGAATTTAGAGAGGTCCTTCCATCGGTCTTGAATTTCGACGGAAGAGATAGCGCTTTTATTCGTCCACCACATTACCGAACAGTCCATGGTAATGTTATTTTGATAATCATTTAATGGGCCTTGAAAAGCGGCACCACCGCGCCCCGACCTATAAAATACATTTCCGTAGATTTTCAAACCTGCACCGCCATCGTCATTTCTAAAGGCCATAACGGGATGTCCCCCGGGTTCAATGAGGTGGTGTACAAAATTGTACCGAAGCACATTGTTCATGGTATACCATTGCGCCCCGCAATAGGCCACGTTAAAATCTCCCATTTCATAACCTATGTTATAAAACTCGTTGTATTCCATTAAAAGATCCACCGTTTTGTAGGAGATAGCCCCGTTCATGTTGTACAAAAGGTTATGCGCAAAATATATACCGACACCCGATAAGCCTATAAGCCCATACCCGCGATAACGGCAATCCCTTATGATGTTATTGGTTGCGAAATTGAAGCAGTGTTCCAAGGATCGGAAATCGCCTCCGGAAATACTGAAGGCCGCATAAAGATCATAGAAATTACAGGCGGTAATACCGTTATATTTCCCTCCACTTATGTTAACTCCCTTTCCGGCGCCGTTACGGACGGTACTTGCCGCCAAGAGGTTGTGTTCCCCTCCTTCTATACTCACGGCCAAATCGGCCGTGTTTTCGAAAACGAAGTTCTTTAAAATTACGTTTGAGGTGTTCTTAAGGCTGATCATTGCCAATTTTCCGCTTTTGCCTTTCTGGCCTCTCCCTTGATCGCCAATCACGGTCAATCTTGATGTTTTTGGCATAAATCCGTCAATAGGCCAGACGTACAAGCGTTGCTCCTTTTTGTCGAAATACCATTCTCCCGGTTCGTCCAATTCTGCCAAAACATTAAAAAGCCGTACCCTTCTCGGAATGGACTTGATCTTGTCGACAATTCCGTATCGGGTGTGGTGCAACAACTGAACGGAGCCCTCTTCTATATTGCCCACGGCTTCGTTCTGAAAGTACCAATCATTATGAAAGTAGCCTTGGACCCTCATATCTCCCGTTCTTTTAAATTCATCCGCAATAGAAGGTGAGAGGTTT is from Zobellia galactanivorans and encodes:
- a CDS encoding alpha-L-fucosidase, which codes for MFKTRTLMLMLSTSFLLLNCKEEEKVITKNAEVDTEETARPLAELQLDFLNTRYQAYFHYNMCTFKNLNSEEHFGRSTGTEPASMWAPTGLDVAQWAQVCKDARMEGGWLTTKHHGGFCLWDSEYTDYDVASSGVKTDVVGEFVKTFRDAGLKVGLYYSILDYHHGVENGSTTREEIEFLKNQITELLTNYGPIDYINFDGWSSWPTTPNFDDVPYGEIYRLVKSLQPNCLIVNHTYESNLAHAEVPFADAAGRAYPYHPDYMRPTAASDLVQIDWWWDDNNNMRVTKSVEYILGQLDSYNSHNSVYILNISPNPAGRIDDDAIVRLKEAAAVWEKPEDLKSPGANWGFAYEVSENLAFLRPCSQSSTHTFIRDKRAYPRADIAVDGVTEGNGEMEQTSWTEVEDRPWWKVDLQAEHKINEIKLFDRTDKHTDELKNFTVSIWDADEKEVWKSDEVNAASKTHTIAVPDIVGSFVKVQLNGKGSLALAEVIVKGK
- a CDS encoding alpha-L-fucosidase → MKIVKIVALFLIATHIQAQTTIDKKSKPLPELQLDFVNTRYQAYFHYNMATFNNVNSEEKQGRAYGKVAPTTWAPTGLDTDQWAQVVKDARMTGGWLTTKHHGGFCLWDSAYTDYDVASSGVKTDVVKAFVDSFRKAGLKVGLYYSILDYHHKVENGSTSRAEIEFTKNQIRELLTNYGPIDYINFDGWSSWPTNPDFDDMPYGEIYALVKSLQPNCLIVNHTYESNLAHAEVPFADAAGRAYPYHKDYMRPTAASDFIQRGWWWDNNNGFGVSKSVDYLLKQLNSYNSHNSVYILNISPNPEGRIDEDVITRLKETAAVWQKPAPLEKPGSDWGFSYEVSENLAFLKPCSQSTTHPYINDKRAYPRADIAVDGVTEGNWEMEQTSGTKQQMNPWWMVDLQDTEKINEITIYNATGQEKTEMTDVIVSILDKDEKVVWSKGFKEFPDPSKTLKTKGVFGRFVKIRMQKEGSLRIAEVIVK
- a CDS encoding right-handed parallel beta-helix repeat-containing protein; its protein translation is MNSLCFSQYRLALIRPMAFLLVNLLMCSLGHAQENKEEGQPAFSFPEYSSKYTDNQFLKDVRPGAKFYVGPNGKDNNPGTKNKPFKSLEAARNAIRNLKTTKGLPNGGVEVVVLKGTYFIENEFQLLKEDSGSPDRPVVYSGEAPDEVIFSSGAELNVKKLQKVKNEKLLARLHPKARGKVMSIDLTKHQAAKAFKGDGEYGQLAMNGSMLQLAQWPNRGYNHIGEILEEGPTTRWLKPNEQPMPYSKENPTGGKFRFKENLSPSIADEFKRTGDMRVQGYFHNDWYFQNEAVGNIEEGSVQLLHHTRYGIVDKIKSIPRRVRLFNVLAELDEPGEWYFDKKEQRLYVWPIDGFMPKTSRLTVIGDQGRGQKGKSGKLAMISLKNTSNVILKNFVFENTADLAVSIEGGEHNLLAASTVRNGAGKGVNISGGKYNGITACNFYDLYAAFSISGGDFRSLEHCFNFATNNIIRDCRYRGYGLIGLSGVGIYFAHNLLYNMNGAISYKTVDLLMEYNEFYNIGYEMGDFNVAYCGAQWYTMNNVLRYNFVHHLIEPGGHPVMAFRNDDGGAGLKIYGNVFYRSGRGGAAFQGPLNDYQNNITMDCSVMWWTNKSAISSVEIQDRWKDLSKFGRDLPKGDKGDYLNIVESVIGKEGWLKSPWKEAFPEMKEMIETNPWAQTFCQVKDNYTFKVSQKFHIHGGSGTIEGLESSEVGRFTDLPAEGHFELPTDIELSAFRDVSSLDFSFREDFTPKPNFKPIPFEEIGLVNDRFRPSTPNKMKYRSEIYKRFKSEKGGRYNAEIVNARYPLPSYLKP